A genomic stretch from Plutella xylostella chromosome 14, ilPluXylo3.1, whole genome shotgun sequence includes:
- the LOC119694350 gene encoding proton-coupled amino acid transporter-like protein CG1139: MAAYESVSRSKISIIGKESYLDLKKAQLPPLTLPESEDDYDPQKHRNPSRAIGKWMAYFNMSRTMLGAGMLAIPLATSQAGLALGTFLNVATLLIIIKAHWTLLWCLNEISRQLRIPYISYRYGFRIALLHGPSWLHCIARKGSLLISILMLMSQLGICTVYVIFTVGCVRDVLDIESYNIAMAIIILPFLLLGYFMNTLRIVSYTSMLATALTFIGISIVLFQTVYYMKDHVKFKWASTNAIPIFFAIGSYLFNLSATGVILYLDRALRNPKILTTRTGVVAVGMGVPGLFSIIFGGFGYISLGAMDENILRSLPFDRAESMVAISFYCLAITLAYPLQAYPATQIVIEIIVERYDTRPDEKYLKLVEKLIRGIFIFITFLVAYVVPFQGSFVAFVGCLCTSILCLVFPALMHLSLLYPDQYGTYKHQLATDVFIIMIGLVCFLCGAVMCAYLLYIRILFMINSENKYM; encoded by the exons ATGGCTGCGTACGAATCAGTAAGCCGTAGCAAAATATCTATCATCGGTAAAGAGTCGTACTTAGATCTAAAAAAAGCTCAACTGCCACCGCTTACTTTACCAGAGTCTGAAGATGATTATGACCCTCAAAAACATAGAAACCCTTCGCGAGCTATTGG TAAATGGATGGCGTACTTCAACATGTCCCGGACGATGCTGGGTGCCGGCATGTTGGCCATACCGCTCGCCACTAGCCAAGCGGGGCTGGCTCTGGGGACCTTCTTGAATGTCGCCACTTTACTCATCATTATTAAGGCCCATTGGACTTTG TTATGGTGCTTAAATGAAATCAGTCGGCAGTTGAGAATTCCATACATTTCGTATCGCTATGGATTTCGAATAGCCCTGTTACATGGGCCGTCGTGGTTGCATTGCATTGCTAGAAAGGGATC TCTGCTGATATCTATATTAATGCTTATGAGTCAGTTGGGAATATGTACGGTCTACGTAATATTCACGGTGGGATGTGTTCGAGAC GTCTTGGATATAGAGTCATATAACATTGCAATGGCAATCATTATATTACCGTTCCTGCTTTTGggatattttatgaatacacTAAGGATTGTGAGCTATACGTCGATGTTAG CGACTGCTTTAACTTTTATTGGAATATCGATAGTTTTATTCCAAACCGTCTATTATATGAAAGATCATGTAAAATTTAAGTGGGCCTCTACAAACGCTATACCCATATTTTTCGCGATCGGATCGTACTTGTTCAATCTTAGCGCAACCGGTGTG ATACTGTATTTAGATAGAGCCTTGAGGAATCCAAAGATTTTGACGACTCGCACGGGCGTAGTGGCGGTGGGAATGGGCGTTCCCGGATTATTCAGCATAATATTTGGTGGCTTCGGTTACATTTCCTTGGGGGCTATGGACGAAAACATATTGAGGTCACTGCCTTTTGATAGAGC AGAAAGTATGGTAGCAATATCTTTCTACTGTCTCGCTATAACACTTGCCTACCCACTACAAGCCTACCCAGCGACACAGATCGTCATAGAGATCATAGTTGAACGCTACGATACGAGACCAGACGAAAAGTACTTGAAATTGGTTGAGAAGCTCATACGtggcatatttatttttatcactt TCCTAGTGGCTTATGTGGTGCCGTTCCAAGGTTCCTTCGTGGCGTTTGTCGGGTGCCTCTGCACCTCGATCCTCTGCCTCGTGTTCCCCGCCCTCATGCACCTCAGCTTACTGTACCCAGACCAGTACGGTACCTACAAGCACCAGCTAGCCACTGACgtcttcatcatcatgatAGGCCTAGTGTGTTTCCTGTGCGGAGCGGTTATGTGCGCGTATCTTTTGTATATTAGGATTTTGTTCATGATTAATAGTGAGAATAAATATATGTGA